The following are encoded together in the Brassica napus cultivar Da-Ae chromosome A9, Da-Ae, whole genome shotgun sequence genome:
- the LOC106371340 gene encoding putative glycosyltransferase 7, whose translation MVSPEASHFQSSPMAKYAGARTRPVICFNDVVLFLGGAFMSLILVWSFFSFSNSPNLTFSPDKTDASTKCTRGIDMRYDPTDPVFYDDPDLSYTIEKPVKNWDEKRKRWLELHPSFIPGSENRTVMITGSQSGPCKNPIGDHLLLRFFKNKVDYCRIHGHDIFYSNALLHPKMKSFWAKLPAVKAAMIAHPEAEWIWWVDSDALFTDMDFTPPFHRYRDHNLVVHGWPGVVYDERSWTALNAGVFLIRNCQWSMELIDTWTSMGPVSPDFAKWGEIQRSIFKDKLFPESDDQTALIYLLFKHKEVYYPKIYLEGEYYFEGYWLEIVPGLANITERYLEMEREDATLRRRHAEKVSERYAAFREERFLRGESGGKGSKRRPFVTHFTGCQPCSGDHNTMYNGDTCWNGMIKAINFADNQVMRRYGFVHSDLGKTSPLQPVPFDYPDEPW comes from the coding sequence ATGGTCTCGCCTGAGGCATCGCATTTCCAATCATCTCCGATGGCAAAATACGCCGGAGCAAGAACCAGACCGGTCATCTGCTTCAACGACGTCGTTCTCTTCCTCGGCGGAGCTTTCATGTCTCTCATCCTCGTCTggtctttcttctccttctcaaaCTCCCCAAACCTCACCTTCTCCCCCGACAAAACCGACGCTTCCACCAAATGCACTCGCGGAATCGATATGCGGTACGATCCAACCGACCCGGTTTTCTACGACGACCCGGATCTATCCTACACAATCGAAAAACCGGTTAAGAACTGGGACGAGAAGCGGAAACGTTGGTTAGAGCTACACCCCTCGTTCATCCCCGGTTCCGAGAACCGGACGGTTATGATAACCGGTTCTCAATCCGGTCCGTGTAAAAACCCGATCGGAGACCATCTCTTGCTCCGGTTCTTCAAGAACAAAGTCGATTACTGCCGAATCCACGGCCACGACATCTTCTACAGCAACGCGCTTCTCCACCCGAAGATGAAATCGTTCTGGGCGAAGCTTCCGGCGGTTAAGGCGGCGATGATTGCTCACCCGGAGGCGGAGTGGATCTGGTGGGTCGATTCCGATGCTCTCTTCACCGACATGGATTTCACTCCGCCGTTTCACCGTTACCGTGACCATAACCTCGTCGTTCACGGCTGGCCTGGAGTTGTTTACGACGAACGGAGCTGGACGGCGTTAAACGCCGGCGTTTTCCTCATCAGGAACTGTCAGTGGTCGATGGAGCTGATTGACACGTGGACAAGCATGGGCCCGGTGAGTCCTGACTTCGCTAAGTGGGGAGAGATCCAACGGTCGATATTTAAAGATAAGCTGTTTCCGGAATCGGACGATCAGACGGCTCTGATTTATCTGCTGTTTAAACACAAAGAGGTGTATTATCCTAAGATATACCTCGAAGGAGAGTATTATTTCGAAGGGTACTGGTTAGAGATCGTACCGGGTTTAGCCAACATAACCGAGCGGTATCTCGAGATGGAGCGAGAGGACGCCACGTTGCGCAGGAGGCACGCGGAGAAAGTGAGCGAGCGATACGCTGCGTTTCGAGAGGAGAGGTTCCTGCGAGGAGAAAGTGGCGGGAAAGGGAGTAAACGGAGGCCGTTCGTCACGCATTTTACGGGGTGTCAGCCTTGTAGTGGGGACCACAACACGATGTACAACGGTGACACGTGTTGGAATGGGATGATCAAAGCCATTAATTTTGCTGATAATCAAGTGATGCGTAGGTATGGGTTCGTACACTCGGATCTAGGCAAGACCTCCCCACTTCAACCTGTACCGTTCGATTATCCTGATGAGCCCTGGtga
- the LOC106371341 gene encoding DNA (cytosine-5)-methyltransferase 1 — protein MVRNGTKAGEQKKRPLPEIKADSDGEDLSTRHTRPKRAAACTNFKEKSVRISEKSATVETKQHQTVEDEVVALHFTASPQSGGGEPRQTRRLTDFILHDEYGVPQPVAMVEIGDIFVTGVILPSGECDDKEKGRGVKCDGFGRVENWSISGYDDGYPVVWFSTELADYDCGKPATSYKKMYDYFYQKAFASVEVYKRVAKSAGGDSGVSLDELLVAVSRSMSLESKCFSTDFLVIRNFLIRQGEFIYNQLAGLDETAKKDEASFAEIPVLVALRDENSRLDNGAVIQMEGRPSNGVLRIDGVSEAAKCEALTSDQEMVDEDQRYARIMQDEEDRKTMQRPKRKNGAALASNKGYVKTTEDEIAGDYPLPAYYKNFKDEADELIVADDYEVNYEDLPRRMLHNWALYNSDSRFISLELLPMKPCADIDVTIFGSGLMAEDGGFWFGLDDPDTSTSGQPKKDLEGMPVFLSQIKEWMIEWGCSTISISIRTDVAWYRLGKPSKQYAPWFEPVLKTARVTIGIFGLLEEQTRMSKLSFEDVTKRVSEFQKNDKAFISSDRLAVNRFLVGHGQIILQMFSEFPKKDIQRCSFVSDLARKRAERHNTRWTIKKKKILFKVNCNPRAGMAPVVSKRKAMQATTTRLINRIWGEFYSNYSPEEPVQAVGAENEEEEVEEEGEIEEDDAEETVPEPVEEVEKSHTPLKKIRGVSGKTESSWSGESLGKTSAGEPLYRQALVGEEIVAVGGAVVLEDDGNEVIYFVEYMFEKSNNCKMLHGRLLQRGCDTVLGNAANERELFLTNECKTVSLKEIKGTVSFEIRSRPWGHQFRKENTTADKLDRARAEERKTKDLPTEYFCKSLYSPERGGFFSLPLNDMGCASGTCSSCRIREDEEKKTEIKLNSSKTGFSCNGVDYSVDDYVYVKPEDIDGSKEANGRFKSGRNIGLRPFVVCQILEIIVLKESRKASFEVKVRRLYRPEDVSDEKAYASDIQELYYSEDTDVLQPEALEGRCEVRKKIDMPSRREYPISDNIFFCEQIYDPSKGSLKQLPVNIKPKYTTVKDEALLRKRKGKGLVTETDSVTDKPEEVSKETRLATLDIFAGCGGLSQGLEQAGVSATKWAIEYEEPAGKAFRKNHPETTVFVDNCNVILRAIMEKCGDQDECISTKEANELAEKLDEDQKRTLPLPGQVDFINGGPPCQGFSGMNRFNQSSWSKVQCEMILAFLSFADYFRPRYFLLENVRTFVSFNKGQTFQLTLASLLEMGYQVRFGILEAGAYGVSQSRKRAFIWAAAPDEVLPEWPEPMHVFGVPELKISLSKGVHYAAVRSTQYGAPFRPITVRDTIGDLPSVVNGESNTKREYKAQPISWFQKEIRGDNIALTDHICKEMNELNLIRCKKIPKRPGADWRDLPEEKVTLSKGQVVDLIPWCLPNTAKRHNQWKGLFGRLDWEGNFPTSITDPQPMGKVGMCFHPDQDRIITVRECARSQGFPDSYVFQGNIIHKHRQIGNAVPPPLAFALGRKLKEAVQLKKVTKTN, from the exons ATGGTGAGAAACGGAACCAAGGCTGGGGAGCAAAAGAAGAGACCTCTCCCAGAGATCAAAGCAGACTCTGACGGCGAAGACCTCTCCACGAGGCACACTAGGCCGAAGCGCGCCGCAGCATGCACCAATTTCAAGGAGAAATCCGTCCGCATCTCCGAGAAATCCGCAACCGTCGAAACCAAGCAGCACCAGACTGTGGAGGACGAAGTTGTAGCTCTACACTTCACAGCATCTCCTCAGAGCGGCGGCGGCGAGCCTCGTCAGACCAGGAGGCTGACTGATTTCATCTTGCACGACGAGTACGGAGTCCCGCAGCCTGTGGCGATGGTTGAGATCGGTGACATTTTCGTCACGGGCGTTATCTTGCCTTCTGGTGAATGCGATGATAAGGAGAAAGGGAGAGGCGTGAAGTGTGATGGATTTGGACGCGTGGAGAATTGGAGTATCTCGGGGTATGATGATGGTTACCCGGTGGTTTGGTTCTCGACGGAGCTGGCGGATTATGACTGTGGTAAGCCTGCTACTAGTTACAAGAAGATGTATGACTATTTCTATCAGAAGGCGTTTGCTTCTGTGGAGGTTTATAAGAGAGTGGCTAAGTCTGCGGGTGGGGACTCTGGTGTTAGTCTTGATGAGTTGCTTGTGGCGGTTTCGAGGTCTATGAGCCTTGAAAGTAAATGCTTTTCTACTGATTTCTTGGTTATTAGAAATTTCCTTATACGGCAAGGAGAGTTTATATATAACCAGCTTGCTGGTTTGGATGAGACGGCAAAGAAAGATGAAGCTAGCTTTGCGGAGATTCCTGTGCTCGTTGCTCTTAGAGATGAGAATAGTAGACTTGACAATGGTGCTGTTATTCAGATGGAAGGAAGACCTTCTAACGGGGTTTTGAGGATTGATGGAGTTTCTGAAGCTGCGAAGTGCGAGGCCTTGACATCTGATCAAGAAATGGTTGACGAGGATCAAAGATATGCTAGAATTATGCAAGACGAAGAGGATAGGAAAACTATGCAGCGGCCTAAAAGAAAAAACGGCGCAGCTTTGGCTTCTAATAAAGGATATGTAAAAACCACTGAGGATGAGATTGCTGGTGATTATCCTCTCCCGGCTTATTACAAGAATTTCAAAGATGAAGCAGATGAGCTTATAGTTGCTGATGACTATGAGGTTAACTACGAGGACCTGCCTCGCAGGATGCTGCACAACTGGGCACTGTACAACTCGGATTCAAGGTTCATATCCCTGGAGCTTCTCCCGATGAAGCCCTGTGCGGATATTGATGTGACGATATTTGGGTCTGGTTTGATGGCAGAGGACGGTGGGTTCTGGTTTGGTCTAGATGATCCTGATACTTCTACCTCTGGACAGCCAAAGAAGGATCTTGAGGGGATGCCCGTATTCCTCAGTCAAATAAAGGAATGGATGATTGAGTGGGGGTGTTCAACAATCTCTATTTCAATACGAACAGATGTGGCATG GTATCGACTTGGGAAGCCGTCAAAGCAATACGCCCCTTGGTTTGAACCTGTTTTGAAAACAGCTAGGGTTACGATAGGCATTTTTGGTCTGCTAGAGGAGCAAACTAGAATGTCTAAGCTCTCATTTGAAGATGTCACGAAAAGAGTGTCTGAGTTCCAGAAGAACGATAAAGCTTTCATTTCTTCTGATCGCTTGGCTGTTAACAGATTTCTAGTCGGCCATGGGCAAATTATTTTGCAGATGTTCTCAGAATTTCCTAAAAAGGATATCCAGAGGTGTTCATTTGTTAGTGATCTTGCAAGGAAAAGGGCTGAAAGGCACAACACAAGATGGaccatcaagaagaagaagattttgtTTAAAGTAAATTGTAATCCAAGGGCAGGCATGGCACCTGTGGTATCCAAGAGGAAAGCTATGCAAGCAACAACAACTCGTCTGATCAACAGAATTTGGGGAGAGTTTTACTCCAATTACTCTCCAGAGGAACCCGTGCAGGCAGTTGGTGCAGAAAACGAGGAGGAAGAGGTTGAAGAGGAGGGTGAAATTGAAGAAGATGACGCAGAGGAAACTGTTCCAGAACCTGTTGAGGAGGTTGAAAAGTCTCATACCCCTTTGAAGAAAATTCGAGGCGTTTCTGGTAAAACGGAATCAAGTTGGAGTGGCGAGAGTCTAGGAAAAACTTCTGCTGGTGAGCCTCTCTATCGACAAGCCCTCGTTGGAGAAGAAATTGTGGCTGTAGGTGGTGCTGTCGTGTTGGAAGATGATGGAAACGAGGTCATCTATTTTGTGGAGTACATGTTTGAAAAATCAAACAACTGCAAAATGCTTCATGGAAGACTCTTACAGAGAGGATGTGACACTGTTCTGGGTAATGCTGCTAACGAGAGGGAACTATTCCTGACCAATGAATGCAAGACTGTATCGCTTAAGGAGATAAAAGGAACGGTCAGTTTTGAGATTCGTTCAAGGCCATGGGGGCATCAGTTTAGAAAAGAGAACACCACCGCGGACAAGCTTGACCGGGCGAGAGCAGAGGAACGAAAAACGAAAGACTTGCCTACGGAATACTTCTGCAAGAGTTTATATTCGCCTGAGAGAGGGGGTTTCTTTAGCCTTCCATTAAATGATATGGGCTGTGCATCTGGAACCTGCAGTTCATGTAGGATaagagaagatgaagagaagaagacagagATCAAACTCAACTCTTCAAAGACGGGGTTTTCGTGTAATGGGGTTGACTATTCCGTTGATGATTATGTCTACGTAAAGCCAGAAGATATAGATGGATCGAAGGAGGCTAATGGGAGATTTAAGTCTGGTCGTAACATTGGCTTACGACCATTCGTTGTTTGTCAAATACTGGAGATCATCGTCCTAAAAGAATCTAGAAAGGCTTCCTTTGAGGTTAAAGTGAGAAGGCTTTATAGGCCTGAGGATGTTTCTGACGAAAAGGCCTATGCGTCAGATATCCAAGAG TTGTATTACAGCGAGGACACAGATGTTCTCCAACCAGAAGCTCTAGAGGGAAGATGTGAAGTAAGGAAGAAAATTGATATGCCCTCACGCCGTGAGTATCCAATATCAGATAATATCTTCTTCTGTGAACAGATCTATGACCCGTCCAAAGGTTCTCTCAAGCAG TTGCCCGTCAATATCAAGCCGAAGTACACTACTGTTAAGGACGAGGCACTTTTAAGAAAGAGAAAGGGGAAGGGGTTAGTGACTGAAACTGATTCTGTGACTGACAAGCCTGAAGAGGTATCTAAAGAGACGCGTCTTGCTACACTAGATATTTTCGCTGGTTGTGGTGGACTGTCTCAGGGACTTGAACAGGCAG GTGTCTCGGCAACAAAGTGGGCGATAGAGTATGAAGAGCCAGCTGGGAAGGCTTTTAGAAAAAACCATCCCGAAACAACAGTTTTTGTTGACAACTGCAATGTAATTCTTAG GGCTATAATGGAGAAATGTGGAGATCAGGATGAATGTATCTCTACTAAAGAAGCTAATGAACTCGCTGAGAAACTTGATGAAGACCAGAAACGTACGCTGCCACTGCCCGGCCAAGTGGATTTCATCAATGGAGGCCCTCCATGCCAG GGATTCTCCGGTATGAATCGGTTCAACCAAAGCTCTTGGAGCAAAGTTCAGTGTGAAATGATATTGGCATTCTTGTCATTTGCTGATTATTTCCGGCCAAGATACTTTCTCCTGGAGAACGTGAGGACCTTTGTGTCATTCAATAAAGGGCAGACGTTCCAACTTACTCTGGCTTCTCTTCTCGAAATGGGTTACCAG GTGAGATTTGGGATCTTGGAGGCAGGTGCATATGGGGTTTCCCAATCTCGCAAAAGAGCTTTCATCTGGGCAGCTGCACCAGATGAGGTTCTCCCCGAATGGCCTGAGCCGATGCATGTCTTTGGTGTTCCTGAGTTGAAAATCTCGCTGTCTAAAGGTGTACATTACGCTGCTGTTCGCAGTACTCAATACGGTGCACCTTTCCGCCCAATCACAGTGAGAGACACAATTGGCGATCTTCCATCAGTAGTTAACGGAGAATCCAACACGAAGAGAGAG TATAAAGCTCAACCAATCTCGTGGTTTCAAAAGGAGATAAGAGGAGACAATATTGCTCTCACTGATCACATCTGCAAAGAGATGAACGAACTAAACCTCATTAGATGTAAGAAAATCCCAAAGAGGCCAGGGGCTGATTGGCGTGACCTCCCAGAAGAAAAG GTGACGTTATCAAAAGGGCAAGTGGTAGATTTGATTCCATGGTGTCTGCCAAACACTGCGAAGCGACACAACCAGTGGAAAGGACTGTTTGGGAGATTAGATTGGGAAGGCAACTTTCCAACATCAATCACTGATCCTCAGCCGATGGGTAAGGTTGGGATGTGCTTCCATCCTGACCAAGACAGGATTATCACTGTCCGTGAATGCGCCCGGTCACAG GGGTTTCCGGACAGCTATGTGTTTCAAGGGAACATAATACACAAGCATAGGCAGATTGGGAATGCAGTGCCTCCACCTTTGGCCTTTGCTCTTGGTCGGAAGCTCAAAGAAGCGGTTCAACTCAAGAAGGTCACCAAAACAAACTAG
- the BNAA09G42260D gene encoding uncharacterized protein BNAA09G42260D produces MSMCNILIFAALLLSFMITASVARPYSTLQSKDTETEKKCETNECLMKSTLDAHLDYIYTQSHPKLHTAVKEIETLCETEECLMKATSNAHVDYIYTQKSPPQKPIHN; encoded by the exons ATGTCAATGTGTAACATCCTAATCTTCGCAGCCCTTTTACTCAGCTTCATGATTACTGCTTCGGTAGCCCGTCCATACTCGACTCTCCAGAGCAAAGATACG GAGACGGAGAAGAAGTGTGAAACGAATGAGTGTCTGATGAAATCGACGTTGGATGCTCATCTTGACTACATCTATACCCAATCGCACCCGAAACTGCATACAGCAGTTAAA GAAATAGAAACACTATGTGAAACGGAGGAATGTTTGATGAAAGCAACGTCAAATGCTCACGTGGATTACATCTACACTCAGAAGTCTCCTCCACAAAAGCCAATCCATAACTAA